Proteins encoded by one window of Deinococcus aerophilus:
- a CDS encoding GAF domain-containing protein encodes MNASESAVFNPQLTAETDNEQQRLAALYRFGILDTAPEPQFDRLVTLAAQFFDMPMASVTFVDEDRQWFKAKIGSEISQGPRSTSFCSVAIAQDGVMVVHDATQDTRLKKFDNVTGEPHLRFYAGAPLVTAEG; translated from the coding sequence ATGAATGCCAGTGAGTCTGCGGTCTTTAATCCTCAACTGACTGCTGAGACCGACAACGAGCAGCAGCGGCTGGCGGCCCTCTACCGATTTGGCATTCTTGACACTGCCCCTGAGCCGCAATTCGACCGGCTGGTGACGCTCGCGGCACAGTTTTTCGACATGCCGATGGCTTCAGTGACGTTCGTCGATGAGGACCGGCAGTGGTTCAAAGCCAAAATCGGTTCCGAAATCTCACAGGGGCCTCGGAGCACTTCCTTTTGCTCGGTCGCCATTGCTCAAGACGGCGTGATGGTTGTTCACGACGCCACCCAGGACACCCGGCTCAAGAAGTTTGACAATGTCACGGGTGAGCCGCACCTGCGCTTTTATGCTGGCGCGCCGCTCGTGACTGCAGAGGGCTGA
- a CDS encoding integrase core domain-containing protein, translating into MGYPERIQVNSSEFVSKALDLWTFGHRVTLDFSRSGRPQDNAHIEPFNGSFRDECLNTHRFLSLEDFAEKIKHWRADGNTHAPRSALKNLAPGALQHRIHRPTTRRKLQNRLLGVDQHPLSIHKKYIKIYVIGTDAVLPDECQ; encoded by the coding sequence ATGGGATATCCCGAGCGCATCCAAGTGAACAGCAGTGAGTTCGTCAGTAAGGCTCTGGATCTGTGGACTTTCGGGCATCGGGTGACTCTTGATTTTTCTCGTTCTGGACGGCCTCAGGACAATGCTCATATCGAGCCGTTCAATGGAAGCTTCCGGGATGAGTGCCTGAACACCCACAGGTTCCTATCGCTGGAAGACTTTGCGGAAAAGATCAAACATTGGAGGGCCGACGGCAATACCCACGCACCGCGCTCTGCGCTGAAAAATCTCGCTCCTGGAGCGTTGCAACACCGAATACACCGACCCACCACACGTCGGAAACTCCAGAACCGGTTGCTGGGAGTAGATCAGCACCCTCTCTCCATTCATAAGAAATACATTAAGATTTATGTTATAGGCACTGATGCAGTGTTGCCAGATGAATGCCAGTGA
- the rsgA gene encoding ribosome small subunit-dependent GTPase A: MSSELKTLGWDADFQEAFEAFCAPLTDDGRARLTPVRIVGVQRETFQVRGLHGEQEARLSGTLRHHGSLTPAIGDWCVLEAGSEEGGRLVGVLPRRTTFARAVGAADEGRRAQAVRQQVIAANVDLVLIVTAPDADFDLERLGRYVEAVQQSGAQPVLVLNKADLRVDTDWWVEQLRTLDPDLNIQVTCAQGDQGLEGVRALLTEGVTLALIGSSGVGKSTLTNALLGRVAAPTGEIRASDQQGRHTTTSRTLYLVPGGGLLIDNPGLRDIAVWDADAADFGALEALATRCRFRKCTHTTEPGCAVQAAVRAGEVSPARLLAFQKQLARRGRH; encoded by the coding sequence ATGTCGTCTGAGCTGAAGACACTGGGCTGGGACGCGGACTTTCAGGAGGCCTTCGAGGCCTTCTGCGCCCCACTGACTGACGACGGACGTGCCCGGCTGACGCCGGTGCGGATCGTCGGTGTCCAGCGCGAGACCTTTCAGGTGCGTGGCCTGCACGGCGAGCAGGAGGCCCGGCTGTCCGGTACCCTGCGGCACCACGGATCGCTGACCCCGGCCATCGGAGACTGGTGCGTGCTCGAGGCCGGCTCCGAGGAAGGGGGGCGCCTGGTCGGCGTGCTGCCGCGGCGCACCACCTTTGCCCGCGCGGTGGGTGCGGCGGATGAGGGCCGGCGGGCCCAGGCGGTCCGGCAACAGGTCATCGCCGCCAATGTCGATCTTGTCCTGATTGTCACCGCCCCCGACGCCGACTTCGATCTGGAGCGGCTGGGGCGCTATGTGGAGGCCGTGCAACAGAGTGGAGCGCAGCCCGTCCTGGTCCTGAACAAGGCCGACCTCCGCGTGGATACGGACTGGTGGGTGGAGCAGCTGCGCACGCTGGACCCTGACCTGAATATCCAGGTCACCTGCGCCCAGGGAGATCAGGGACTCGAAGGGGTGAGGGCGCTGCTGACGGAAGGAGTCACGCTGGCCCTGATCGGCTCTTCCGGGGTGGGCAAATCCACCCTCACCAATGCCCTGCTGGGCCGCGTGGCCGCGCCCACCGGAGAGATCCGGGCCAGCGACCAGCAGGGCAGGCACACGACGACCAGCCGGACGCTGTACCTCGTGCCCGGAGGGGGATTGCTGATCGATAATCCGGGACTGCGCGACATCGCCGTGTGGGACGCGGACGCCGCCGATTTCGGAGCGCTGGAGGCGCTGGCCACCCGGTGCCGCTTTCGCAAATGCACCCACACCACCGAACCCGGCTGCGCCGTGCAGGCGGCGGTGCGGGCCGGGGAGGTGTCGCCGGCACGGCTGTTGGCTTTTCAGAAGCAGCTTGCCCGCCGTGGGCGACACTGA